From one Micromonospora siamensis genomic stretch:
- the ctaD gene encoding aa3-type cytochrome oxidase subunit I, whose protein sequence is MTTVAPKPVVTRPWPVREPVKGSAIARLLRTTDAKQIGIMYMVTAFVFFMVGGLMALIMRAELARPGLQFLSAEQYNQLFTMHGTIMLLFFATPIVFAFANYVVPLQIGAPDVSFPRLNAFAYWLYLFGGTMATAGFISPGGAADFGWTAYTPLSTVEHSPGVGANMWVVGLAISGLGTILGAVNLITTIITLRAPGMTMFRMPIFTWNMLVTSLLAILVFPLLAAALFALAADRLLGAHVYDPATGGPMLWQHLFWFFGHPEVYIIALPFFGIITEIIPVFSRKPVFGYKGLVAATISIAALSMSVWAHHMFATGQVLLPFFSFLSYLIAVPTGMKFFNWIGTMWRGQVSFETPMLFAVGFLVTFLFGGLTGVLLASPPLDFHLHDSYFVVAHFHYVLFGTIVFAVFGGIYFWFPKMFGRMLDERLGKIHFWLTMIGFHTTFLVQHWLGAEGMPRRYADYLPGDGFTTLNTISTIGAFITGISTLPFIWNCWKSYKTGPVVEVDDPWGHGNSLEWATSSPPPLRNFDRMPRIRSERPAFDAKFPELAAGQSIAGPPEGGAKPLTSESNGGASYREDTSSTIDRS, encoded by the coding sequence GTGACCACCGTCGCACCCAAGCCGGTCGTGACCCGGCCCTGGCCGGTCCGAGAGCCGGTCAAGGGGTCGGCTATCGCGCGGCTGCTGCGCACCACGGACGCGAAGCAGATCGGGATCATGTACATGGTCACCGCGTTCGTGTTCTTCATGGTCGGCGGCCTGATGGCGCTGATCATGCGAGCCGAGCTGGCCCGGCCGGGCCTGCAGTTCCTCTCGGCCGAGCAGTACAACCAGCTCTTCACGATGCACGGCACGATCATGCTGCTGTTCTTCGCGACGCCGATCGTGTTCGCGTTCGCGAACTACGTGGTGCCGCTGCAGATCGGCGCGCCGGACGTCTCCTTCCCCCGGCTGAACGCCTTCGCGTACTGGCTGTACCTGTTCGGCGGCACCATGGCGACCGCCGGCTTCATCAGCCCCGGTGGCGCGGCCGACTTCGGCTGGACGGCGTACACGCCGCTGAGTACGGTCGAGCACTCGCCGGGCGTCGGCGCCAACATGTGGGTGGTCGGCCTGGCCATCTCCGGTCTGGGCACGATCCTCGGCGCGGTGAACCTGATCACCACGATCATCACCCTGCGCGCGCCCGGCATGACCATGTTCCGGATGCCGATCTTCACCTGGAACATGCTGGTCACCAGCCTGCTGGCGATCCTGGTGTTCCCGCTGCTGGCCGCCGCGCTCTTCGCGCTCGCCGCGGACCGCCTGCTCGGCGCCCACGTGTACGACCCCGCGACCGGCGGACCGATGCTCTGGCAGCACCTGTTCTGGTTCTTCGGTCACCCCGAGGTCTACATCATCGCGCTGCCGTTCTTCGGCATCATCACCGAGATCATCCCGGTCTTCTCCCGCAAGCCGGTCTTCGGCTACAAGGGCCTGGTGGCCGCGACGATCTCCATCGCCGCCCTGTCGATGAGCGTGTGGGCGCACCACATGTTCGCCACCGGCCAGGTGCTGCTGCCGTTCTTCAGCTTCCTGAGCTACCTGATCGCGGTCCCGACCGGTATGAAGTTCTTCAACTGGATCGGCACCATGTGGCGGGGCCAGGTCAGCTTCGAGACCCCGATGCTCTTCGCGGTCGGCTTCCTGGTCACCTTCCTCTTCGGTGGCCTGACCGGTGTGCTGCTGGCCAGCCCGCCGCTCGACTTCCACCTGCACGACTCGTACTTCGTGGTGGCGCACTTCCACTACGTGCTCTTCGGCACGATCGTGTTCGCGGTCTTCGGCGGCATCTACTTCTGGTTCCCGAAGATGTTCGGCCGGATGCTCGACGAGCGGCTCGGCAAGATCCACTTCTGGCTGACCATGATCGGCTTCCACACCACCTTCCTGGTGCAGCACTGGCTCGGCGCCGAGGGCATGCCCCGGCGGTACGCCGACTACCTGCCCGGCGACGGCTTCACCACACTGAACACGATCTCCACGATCGGCGCGTTCATCACCGGTATCTCGACCCTGCCGTTCATCTGGAACTGCTGGAAGTCGTACAAGACCGGCCCGGTGGTCGAGGTCGACGACCCGTGGGGTCACGGCAACTCGCTGGAGTGGGCGACCAGCTCGCCGCCCCCGCTGCGCAACTTCGACCGGATGCCCCGGATCCGCTCCGAGCGGCCGGCCTTCGACGCGAAGTTCCCGGAGCTGGCCGCCGGCCAGTCCATCGCCGGCCCGCCGGAGGGTGGCGCCAAGCCGCTGACCAGCGAGTCCAACGGTGGCGCCAGCTACCGGGAGGACACCTCCAGCACCATCGACCGGAGCTGA
- a CDS encoding DNA polymerase ligase N-terminal domain-containing protein, producing MADPLEEYRRRRDAARTPEPVPQRPPRRPRRAGEARFVIQQHHARRLHWDLRLERDGVLVSWAVPRGLPRDTGRNHLAVHTEDHPMEYLTFHGEIPAGEYGGGRMTVHDTGTYRTEKWRDDEVIVVLAGNRTRGRYALFATGGRDWMIRRTDPPPPGWTSMPERVAPMHATPARRLPSDDAAWGYELRWDGVRAVAHVSGGRLLLRSADGEDVTAAYPWLRDLAEELAPTEAVLDGILVRIDAAGRVRPATGGKPTRGSARATAPDAQFLLVDLLWLEGASTVDLPYAQRRELLDGLALAGPHWQTPPWFPGGGADALRAAREQGLPGVVAKRLASGYEPGRSSRNWRTIDAS from the coding sequence GTGGCCGACCCGCTGGAGGAGTACCGCCGCCGGCGGGACGCGGCGCGCACCCCGGAGCCGGTCCCGCAGCGCCCGCCGCGCCGGCCCCGGCGGGCCGGCGAGGCCCGGTTCGTCATCCAGCAGCACCACGCCCGCCGGCTGCACTGGGACCTGCGGCTGGAGCGCGACGGGGTGCTGGTGTCCTGGGCGGTGCCGCGCGGCCTGCCCCGGGACACCGGACGCAACCACCTCGCCGTGCACACCGAGGACCACCCGATGGAATACCTCACCTTCCACGGCGAGATCCCGGCCGGCGAATACGGCGGCGGGCGGATGACCGTGCACGACACCGGGACGTACCGCACCGAGAAGTGGCGCGACGACGAGGTGATCGTCGTGCTCGCCGGTAACCGCACCCGGGGCCGGTACGCGCTCTTCGCCACCGGCGGCCGGGACTGGATGATCCGGCGTACCGACCCGCCGCCGCCGGGCTGGACGAGCATGCCGGAGCGGGTCGCGCCGATGCACGCCACGCCGGCCCGCCGGCTGCCCAGCGACGACGCCGCCTGGGGGTACGAGCTGCGCTGGGACGGCGTACGCGCGGTCGCCCACGTCTCCGGCGGCCGGCTGCTGCTGCGCTCGGCGGACGGCGAGGACGTCACTGCGGCGTACCCGTGGCTGCGGGACCTGGCCGAGGAGCTGGCGCCCACCGAGGCGGTCCTGGACGGCATCCTGGTCCGGATCGACGCCGCCGGCCGGGTCCGGCCCGCCACCGGGGGAAAACCGACCCGTGGCTCCGCCCGCGCGACCGCGCCGGACGCCCAGTTCCTGCTGGTGGACCTGCTCTGGCTGGAGGGGGCGAGCACGGTCGACCTGCCGTACGCGCAACGCCGGGAGCTGCTCGACGGTCTGGCGCTGGCCGGGCCGCACTGGCAGACTCCGCCGTGGTTTCCCGGTGGCGGGGCGGACGCCCTGCGGGCCGCCCGGGAGCAGGGCCTGCCCGGGGTGGTGGCGAAACGCCTGGCCTCGGGCTACGAGCCGGGGCGGAGCAGCCGGAACTGGCGCACCATCGACGCGAGCTGA
- a CDS encoding aldo/keto reductase, protein MTSPEQPTVALPGDVRMPLLGFGTWQATGEAGYDAVLAALDAGYRHIDTATMYGNEKEVGRAVRESGLRREDLFVTTKLPPDRVGRERETIEASLDALGLDHVDLWLIHWPPSSPGDSIPVWRELLAARDENLTRAVGVSNYSISQIDELIQATEETPAVNQIRWSPSLYDRQTHAAHRDRGVVLEGYSPFKTSDLADPVLARIAGAHDVSPAQVVLRWHIDHEIVVIPKSVTPERIRANADVFRFSLTAEEMRDIDALGG, encoded by the coding sequence ATGACCAGCCCTGAACAGCCCACCGTCGCGCTCCCCGGCGACGTCCGGATGCCCCTGCTCGGCTTCGGCACCTGGCAGGCGACCGGCGAGGCCGGGTACGACGCCGTGCTCGCCGCCCTCGACGCCGGCTACCGGCACATCGACACGGCCACCATGTACGGCAACGAGAAGGAGGTGGGCCGGGCGGTCCGGGAGAGCGGCCTGCGTCGGGAGGACCTCTTCGTCACCACCAAGCTGCCCCCGGACCGGGTGGGCCGGGAACGGGAGACCATCGAGGCGAGCCTGGACGCCCTGGGCCTCGACCACGTCGACCTGTGGCTGATCCACTGGCCGCCGTCGTCGCCGGGCGACAGCATCCCGGTGTGGCGGGAACTGCTCGCCGCCCGCGACGAGAACCTGACCCGGGCGGTCGGGGTCAGCAACTACTCGATCAGCCAGATCGACGAGCTGATCCAGGCCACCGAGGAGACCCCGGCGGTCAACCAGATCCGCTGGAGCCCGTCGCTGTACGACCGGCAGACGCACGCCGCGCACCGCGACCGGGGGGTGGTGCTGGAGGGCTACAGCCCGTTCAAGACCAGCGACCTGGCCGACCCGGTGCTGGCGCGGATCGCCGGAGCGCACGACGTCTCCCCGGCGCAGGTGGTGCTCCGCTGGCACATCGACCACGAGATCGTGGTGATCCCCAAGTCGGTCACCCCGGAGCGGATCCGGGCCAACGCCGACGTGTTCCGGTTCTCGCTGACCGCCGAGGAGATGCGCGACATCGACGCCCTCGGCGGCTGA
- a CDS encoding isochorismatase family protein produces the protein MANALIIVDVQNDFCEGGSLAVAGGAGVAAGISRLLAAEPGRWDHVVATKDYHVDPGAHFGNPPDYVDSWPAHCVVGTPGSEFHPELETGRVEAIFHKGEHAAAYSGFEGHADDGECLADWLRRHDVDRVDVVGIATDHCVRATALDAAEQGFDTTVLLDLTAAVAPDTLDVALRAFDGAEITMVGKPVIRAA, from the coding sequence ATGGCGAACGCGCTGATCATCGTCGACGTGCAGAACGACTTCTGCGAGGGTGGCTCCCTCGCCGTGGCCGGTGGCGCCGGGGTGGCGGCCGGGATCTCCCGGCTGCTCGCCGCGGAGCCGGGCCGGTGGGACCACGTCGTCGCGACGAAGGACTACCACGTCGACCCGGGGGCGCACTTCGGCAACCCGCCGGACTACGTCGACTCCTGGCCGGCGCACTGCGTGGTCGGCACCCCCGGCTCCGAGTTCCACCCCGAGCTGGAGACCGGCCGGGTGGAGGCGATCTTCCACAAGGGCGAGCACGCGGCCGCGTACTCCGGCTTCGAGGGCCACGCCGACGACGGCGAGTGCCTGGCCGACTGGCTGCGCCGGCACGACGTCGACCGGGTGGACGTGGTCGGCATCGCCACCGACCACTGCGTCCGGGCCACCGCGCTGGACGCCGCCGAGCAGGGCTTCGACACCACGGTGCTGCTGGACCTCACCGCCGCCGTCGCGCCGGACACGCTCGACGTGGCGTTGCGGGCATTCGACGGCGCCGAGATCACCATGGTCGGCAAGCCTGTGATCAGGGCCGCTTGA
- a CDS encoding GH12 family glycosyl hydrolase domain-containing protein, with protein MRRPLRAIAAAGLLAAGTIVAVALGGNASADTQICDQYGSTVIGNKYVVQNNRWGTTATHCINATATGFSITRQDGVSPTNGAPVSYPSIFAGCHYTNCSPGTNMPIQVKSISSAPASISWNYISGATYDAAYDIWLDPTPKKDGVNQMEIMIWMNRQGPIQPIGSPVGNTTLAGRSWEVWRGSNGQNNVISYVASSPIPSMSFDALEFINDTRNRGAITNDWYLTSIQAGFEPWQGGVGLAVTNFSQDVRTGGTNPPPSPTPSPTTPTPSPTTSTPPPSGAACTVKYTATSVWNNGYTVDVAITNKGSNTINGWNLTYNLPTGQQVTNAWSATVTQSGSAVSARNVDYNGTIAPGASTTFGYQSTLSGAFSAPSAFALNGVNCAKV; from the coding sequence ATGAGACGTCCACTCCGGGCCATCGCCGCCGCCGGCCTGCTGGCCGCCGGCACGATCGTCGCCGTCGCCCTCGGCGGCAACGCGTCCGCCGACACCCAGATCTGCGACCAGTACGGTTCGACGGTCATCGGCAACAAGTACGTCGTGCAGAACAACCGCTGGGGCACCACCGCCACCCACTGCATCAACGCCACCGCGACCGGGTTCTCGATCACCCGCCAGGACGGCGTCTCGCCGACCAACGGCGCTCCGGTGTCGTACCCGTCGATCTTCGCCGGCTGCCACTACACCAACTGCTCCCCCGGCACCAACATGCCGATCCAGGTCAAGAGCATCAGCAGCGCGCCAGCCAGCATCAGCTGGAACTACATCAGCGGCGCCACCTACGACGCCGCGTACGACATCTGGCTCGACCCCACGCCCAAGAAGGACGGGGTGAACCAGATGGAGATCATGATCTGGATGAACCGTCAGGGCCCGATCCAGCCCATCGGCTCGCCGGTCGGCAACACCACCCTCGCCGGCCGCAGCTGGGAGGTCTGGCGGGGCAGCAACGGCCAGAACAACGTCATCTCGTACGTCGCCTCGTCGCCGATCCCGAGCATGAGCTTCGACGCCCTGGAGTTCATCAACGACACCCGCAACCGGGGCGCCATCACCAACGACTGGTACCTGACCAGCATCCAGGCCGGCTTCGAGCCGTGGCAGGGTGGTGTCGGCCTCGCGGTGACCAACTTCTCGCAGGACGTCCGCACCGGCGGCACCAACCCGCCGCCGTCGCCGACCCCGTCGCCGACGACCCCGACGCCCTCGCCGACCACCAGCACCCCGCCGCCGTCCGGCGCCGCCTGCACGGTGAAGTACACCGCCACCAGCGTGTGGAACAACGGCTACACGGTCGACGTGGCGATCACCAACAAGGGGTCGAACACGATCAACGGCTGGAACCTCACCTACAACCTGCCCACCGGGCAGCAGGTGACCAACGCCTGGAGCGCCACGGTGACGCAGAGCGGCAGCGCGGTCAGCGCCCGCAACGTGGACTACAACGGCACCATCGCCCCGGGCGCCTCGACGACCTTCGGCTACCAGAGCACGCTCAGCGGCGCGTTCTCCGCGCCGAGCGCGTTCGCCCTCAACGGCGTGAACTGCGCCAAGGTCTGA
- a CDS encoding FAD-dependent monooxygenase, whose protein sequence is MRGSALRVLVVGAGIAGLAVARALRMAGLRPDVTEKLPPAERGDTGLYLPGNAERALRRLDLDGPVGRLGQVIHRQRFLDAAGAPLCEVDLDALWAGVGSCRALPRRELHRVLLTGAGGAVRHGAEVSSVEPLPAGVGVTFTDGTTGEYDLVVGADGPRSSVRALAALGGPPRPAGQVVYRGVLRDGPPVRDWTALLGQRSGFLVVPIGAGRLYCYADEAGDILPADPLRRLREIFGGYGGPVPEVLAALDHVDVGLTDEVELGRWFHGRVLLVGDAAHATAPSLSQGAAMALEDAVVLAESLAAAGDVDSALLAYESRRRPRTRWVRDRTRDRNRTRDVPPALRDPLLRGRGGRIFREHYRLLVGPL, encoded by the coding sequence ATGCGTGGTTCAGCCCTGCGCGTCCTCGTCGTCGGCGCGGGCATCGCCGGCCTCGCCGTGGCCCGGGCGCTGCGGATGGCCGGCCTCCGGCCCGACGTCACCGAGAAGCTCCCCCCGGCCGAGCGCGGAGACACCGGCCTCTACCTGCCCGGCAACGCCGAGCGGGCACTGCGCCGCCTCGACCTCGACGGCCCCGTCGGCCGGCTCGGCCAGGTCATCCACCGACAACGCTTCCTCGACGCCGCCGGGGCGCCGCTGTGCGAGGTGGACCTCGACGCGCTCTGGGCCGGGGTCGGGTCGTGCCGGGCCCTGCCCCGCCGCGAACTACACCGGGTGCTGCTGACCGGCGCCGGTGGCGCCGTCCGGCACGGCGCCGAGGTCAGCTCCGTCGAACCGCTGCCGGCCGGCGTCGGCGTCACCTTCACCGACGGCACCACCGGCGAGTACGACCTGGTCGTCGGCGCCGACGGACCCCGCTCGTCGGTCCGCGCGCTCGCCGCTCTCGGTGGACCGCCCCGCCCCGCCGGGCAGGTGGTCTACCGGGGCGTCCTGCGCGACGGCCCACCGGTGCGGGACTGGACCGCCCTGCTCGGGCAGCGCTCCGGCTTCCTGGTGGTGCCGATCGGCGCGGGACGGCTGTACTGCTATGCCGACGAAGCCGGCGACATCCTGCCCGCCGACCCGCTCCGCCGGCTCCGCGAGATCTTCGGCGGGTACGGCGGGCCGGTGCCCGAGGTGCTCGCCGCGCTCGACCACGTCGACGTGGGGCTCACCGACGAGGTCGAACTGGGCCGGTGGTTCCACGGCCGGGTGCTGCTGGTCGGTGACGCCGCGCACGCCACCGCCCCGTCGCTGTCCCAGGGCGCCGCCATGGCGCTGGAGGATGCCGTGGTGCTCGCCGAGTCGCTGGCAGCGGCCGGCGACGTCGACTCCGCGCTGCTGGCGTACGAGAGTCGCCGGCGCCCGCGTACCCGCTGGGTGCGGGACCGGACCCGGGACCGCAACCGGACCCGCGACGTGCCGCCGGCGCTGCGCGACCCGCTGCTGCGCGGGCGCGGCGGACGGATCTTCCGGGAGCACTACCGACTGCTGGTCGGCCCGCTGTGA
- a CDS encoding nicotinate phosphoribosyltransferase encodes MSTLRPALLTDHYELTMVSAALRDGTADRRCAFEVFSRRLPAGRRYGVVAGTGRLIDLIRDFRFDEAEVDFLRRTGVVDDAGARWLADYRFTGDIDGYAEGELFFPGSPILTVSGGFAECVVLETLVLSVLNHDCAVAAAAARMVTAARGRTLIEMGSRRAHEEAAVAAARAAYLAGFRFTSNLAAGQRYGIPTAGTAAHAFTLLHDDEKAAFASQVATLGKDTTLLVDTYDISQGIRNAIEVAGPELRAVRIDSGDLAVIAQQSRELLDSLGATETKIIVSGDLDEYAIASLAAEPVDMYGAGTAVVTGSGAPTAGLVYKLVEVEGRPVVKRSEHKATIGGRKVAVRRHKPTGTATEEVIVPQGVPDRKPNDRLLQRSFVAGGEPVPLPSLDESREHLRECLISIPWEGLKLSGGDPAVPVTVVPAS; translated from the coding sequence GTGAGCACCCTTCGCCCCGCGCTGCTGACCGACCACTACGAGCTGACCATGGTCAGCGCCGCCCTGCGCGACGGCACCGCCGACCGCCGCTGCGCCTTCGAGGTGTTCAGCCGGCGGCTGCCGGCCGGCCGCCGGTACGGCGTGGTCGCCGGGACCGGGCGGCTGATCGACCTGATCCGCGACTTCCGGTTCGACGAGGCGGAGGTGGACTTCCTGCGCCGCACCGGGGTGGTCGACGACGCCGGCGCCCGCTGGCTGGCGGACTACCGCTTCACCGGCGACATCGACGGGTACGCCGAGGGTGAGCTGTTCTTCCCCGGCTCGCCGATCCTCACCGTCTCCGGTGGCTTCGCCGAGTGCGTCGTACTGGAGACGCTGGTGCTCTCGGTGCTCAACCACGACTGCGCGGTGGCCGCGGCCGCCGCCCGGATGGTGACCGCCGCCCGCGGCCGGACGTTGATCGAGATGGGGTCGCGCCGGGCGCACGAGGAGGCCGCCGTGGCCGCGGCCCGGGCGGCGTACCTGGCCGGTTTCCGGTTCACCTCGAACCTCGCCGCCGGGCAGCGCTACGGCATCCCCACCGCCGGCACCGCCGCGCACGCGTTCACCCTGCTGCACGACGACGAGAAGGCCGCGTTCGCCTCACAGGTCGCCACGCTGGGCAAGGACACCACGCTGCTGGTCGACACGTACGACATCAGCCAGGGCATCCGCAACGCGATCGAGGTGGCCGGGCCGGAGCTGCGGGCGGTCCGGATCGACTCGGGTGACCTGGCGGTGATCGCCCAGCAGTCCCGGGAGCTGCTCGACTCCCTCGGCGCCACCGAGACGAAGATCATCGTCTCGGGTGACCTCGACGAGTACGCCATCGCCTCGCTCGCCGCCGAGCCGGTCGACATGTACGGCGCCGGTACCGCCGTGGTCACCGGCTCCGGTGCGCCCACCGCCGGCCTGGTCTACAAGCTGGTCGAAGTGGAGGGGCGCCCGGTGGTGAAGCGCTCCGAGCACAAGGCGACCATCGGTGGCCGGAAGGTGGCCGTACGCCGGCACAAGCCCACCGGCACCGCCACCGAAGAGGTGATCGTGCCGCAGGGCGTGCCGGACCGGAAGCCCAACGACCGGTTGCTCCAGCGCTCGTTCGTGGCCGGCGGGGAGCCGGTGCCGCTGCCCTCGCTCGACGAGTCCCGGGAACACCTGCGGGAGTGCCTGATCTCGATCCCCTGGGAGGGGTTGAAGCTCTCCGGCGGCGACCCGGCCGTCCCGGTCACCGTCGTACCGGCCAGCTGA
- a CDS encoding MFS transporter: MNLTPYRRALALPGLRSLLLVSVLARVPLTATGVTLTFFVVLDLGRGYGAAGLVGAALTVGNALGSPLLGRLVDRYGLRPVLLLTTAAEAVFWATAPALDYALLLPAAFVAGLLALPVFSVIRQSIAAMVPESQRRPAYALDSMSVELSFMVGPALAVALATAVSPRGTLWAVGAGIVASGIALLVLNPPTRGAEEAAGPLPRIPRREWLTPRLLAVLAVSAGATLVLGGTDVAVVAVLRADGEVGWTGAVLAMWAVASLAGGFAYGAVSRSFSPLALAAALSLCTIPVGLGGGHWWLLCLTLIPAGALCAPTLAATSDAVSRLAPPAVRGMAMGLHGSAVTVGIAVGAPLAGVVIDASAPFWGFVVTGAVGLLVTLLVLPVELRRRRTAEGPPATSPAQPTDRPAELASPTAA; the protein is encoded by the coding sequence ATGAACCTGACGCCTTACCGGCGGGCGCTCGCCCTGCCCGGTCTGCGGTCGTTGCTGCTGGTGTCGGTGCTGGCCCGTGTCCCGCTCACCGCGACCGGCGTGACCCTCACCTTCTTCGTCGTGCTCGACCTGGGTCGCGGCTACGGCGCCGCCGGCCTGGTCGGCGCCGCGCTGACCGTCGGCAACGCGCTGGGCTCACCGCTGCTCGGCCGCCTGGTCGACCGGTACGGCCTGCGGCCGGTGCTCCTGCTCACCACCGCCGCCGAGGCGGTCTTCTGGGCCACCGCGCCGGCCCTGGACTACGCGCTGCTGCTGCCCGCCGCGTTCGTGGCCGGGCTGCTCGCCCTGCCGGTCTTCTCGGTGATCCGCCAGTCCATCGCCGCGATGGTGCCGGAGAGCCAGCGCCGCCCGGCGTACGCGCTGGACTCGATGTCGGTGGAGCTGTCGTTCATGGTGGGCCCGGCGCTGGCCGTCGCCCTGGCCACCGCCGTGTCGCCCCGGGGCACGCTCTGGGCGGTGGGCGCCGGCATCGTCGCCTCCGGCATCGCGCTGCTGGTGCTGAACCCGCCCACCCGCGGCGCCGAGGAGGCGGCCGGGCCACTGCCCCGGATCCCCCGGCGGGAGTGGCTGACCCCGAGGTTGCTCGCCGTGCTGGCGGTCAGCGCCGGCGCGACCCTGGTCCTCGGCGGCACCGACGTCGCGGTGGTCGCCGTGCTGCGGGCCGACGGCGAGGTCGGCTGGACCGGCGCCGTGCTCGCGATGTGGGCGGTCGCGTCGCTGGCGGGTGGCTTCGCGTACGGCGCGGTCAGCCGTTCCTTCTCTCCCCTGGCACTGGCCGCCGCGCTGAGCCTGTGCACCATCCCGGTCGGCCTGGGCGGCGGCCACTGGTGGCTGCTCTGCCTGACGCTGATCCCCGCCGGTGCGCTCTGCGCGCCCACCCTGGCCGCCACCTCGGACGCGGTCAGCCGGCTCGCCCCGCCCGCCGTACGCGGCATGGCGATGGGCCTGCACGGCTCGGCTGTCACGGTCGGGATCGCGGTGGGCGCGCCACTGGCCGGGGTGGTGATCGACGCCTCGGCGCCGTTCTGGGGCTTCGTGGTCACCGGCGCGGTGGGGCTGCTGGTGACCCTGCTGGTGCTGCCGGTCGAGCTGCGCCGCCGTCGCACCGCCGAGGGGCCACCGGCCACCTCACCGGCCCAGCCCACCGACCGTCCCGCCGAGCTGGCCTCCCCCACCGCCGCCTGA